One stretch of Odocoileus virginianus isolate 20LAN1187 ecotype Illinois chromosome 26, Ovbor_1.2, whole genome shotgun sequence DNA includes these proteins:
- the SLC22A13 gene encoding LOW QUALITY PROTEIN: solute carrier family 22 member 13 (The sequence of the model RefSeq protein was modified relative to this genomic sequence to represent the inferred CDS: inserted 1 base in 1 codon; substituted 2 bases at 2 genomic stop codons), with the protein MAPFAQVLAELGSFGHFQVQLLILLSVPSFLTAFYMFTPAFMVLDKGPYCSVTWVRNQTLNLSTVEQLALSLPLDAAGSPEPCLVFQLPPDGASLEDVLSHSFNETQLCEAGGVYPEGRPLSIENEFNIVCGWKHLKETSQSVYVAGPLIGALIFGPPCNRIGHTATLLAQLLLFPILGVSAASVPSFGLYTVLCFSVAAAVAGYTFSNVTLLTEWVGPWWRIQAVVLAQCAFSLGQVALAGLAYGIRNXRLFQIAGTAPVFLLFYFWALPESAWWLLTWGKGEEAKQLIQKVALVNRRKLSSELLSQILLAPEKTSPAGNALDLFQHPQLWKETLILFYIWLVNSLVFYGLGLRVGDFGLNIYLTQSTFGAVEVPACYCSILIMEWMGRRXSQSGILVLGGLVRITIIFVPADLPVVLVVLALVGKFALVAXMNSAELFPTVIRQMGMGLVSIFSRIRGILMPLMSLLGKYHASVFVLVYGSLPIGASLLCPAARPRRTPSMTWSKNPDHDEVLALSEAQDLISVAPVLEGQVSTLPLVHCCRGSPHDSHTLGRRWRASSSSLKAVFSEKDLEASGSISSPGVAFRAARSSVTVSPKLDWQHQRAA; encoded by the exons ATGGCTCCCTTTGCCCAGGTCTTGGCTGAATTGGGCAGCTTTGGTCACTTCCAGGTGCAGCTGCTGATACTGCTGAGTGTGCCCAGCTTCCTGACTGCCTTCTACATGTTCACCCCGGCCTTCATGGTCCTGGACAAGGGCCCCTATTGTTCAGTGACCTGGGTCAGGAATCAGACTCTGAACCTGAGCACGGTTGAGCAGCTGGCCTTGAGCTTGCCCCTGGATGCTGCCGGCAGTCCCGAGCCCTGCCTCGTGTTCCAGTTGCCCCCTGATGGTGCCAGCCTGGAGGACGTCCTCAGCCACAGCTTCAATGAGACACAGCTTTGCGAGGCGGGCGGGGTCTATCCCGAAGGCAGGCCCTTGTCCATAGAGAATGAG TTTAACATAGTCTGTGGTTGGAAGCATCTGAAGGAAACCTCCCAGTCGGTATATGTGGCTGGGCCCCTCATTGGGGCACTCATCTTCGGGCCCCCCTGCAA CAGGATCGGCCACACGGCCACTCTCCTGGCGCAGCTGCTCCTCTTCCCCATCCTCGGCGTGAGCGCAGCCTCTGTGCCCAGCTTTGGGCTCTACACGGTCCTGTGCTTTTCTGTGGCCGCAGCCGTCGCTGGATATACCTTCAGCAATGTCACCCTAC TTACGGAGTGGGTGGGGCCCTGGTGGAGGATCCAGGCTGTGGTCCTggcacagtgcgccttctccCTGGGGCAGGTGGCTCTTGCAGGACTTGCCTACGGCATCCGGAACTGAAGACTCTTCCAGATTGCTGGTACTGCACCTGTCTTTCTGCTCTTCTACTTCTG GGCCCTGCCAGAATCTGCATGGTGGCTCCTTacctgggggaagggagaggaggccaAACAACTGATCCAGAAAGTAGCCTTAGTCAACAGGCGCAAACTCTCCTCTGAGCTCCTAAGCCAGATACTT CTGGCCCCAGAGAAGACCAGCCCCGCAGGGAATGCCCTAGATCTGTTCCAACACCCTCAGCTCTGGAAGGAGACCCTGATTCTCTTCTACATCTG GTTGGTGAACAGCCTGGTATTCTATGGCCTGGGCCTCAGGGTGGGGGATTTTGGCCTGAATATCTACCTGACACAGTCAACCTTTGGAGCAGTCGAGGTGCCTGCCTGCTACTGCAGCATCCTTATAATGGAATGGATGGGCCGCAGGTAGAGTCAGTCAGGGATTCTGGTTCTGGGTGGCCTCGTGCGTATCACCATCATCTTCGTTCCAGCAG ATCTGCCTGTGGTGCTCGTTGTGCTGGCTCTGGTGGGGAAGTTTGCCTTGGTGG GGATGAACTCTGCTGAGCTCTTCCCCACTGTCATCAG GCAGATGGGCATGGGGCTGGTGAGCATCTTCTCAAGGATCAGGGGCATCCTCATGCCACTCATGAGCCTGCTGGGCAAGTATCATGCATCCGTGTTCGTGCTCGTCTACGGCAGCCTCCCCATTGGGGCCAGCTTACTCTGCCCTGCTGCCAGACCCCGAAGGACACCATCGATGACCTGGAGCAAGAATCCTGACCACGATGAGGTGCTTGCTCTCTCTGAAGCCCAGGACCTCATATCAGTGGCCCCTGTCCTAGAAGGCCAGGTCTCTACTTTACCACTTGTCCATTGTTGCAGAGGGAGCCCTCACGATTCCCATACtttggggaggaggtggagag cttcctccagctctcTGAAGGCAGTGTTCTCAGAAAAGGATTTGGAGGCCTCAGGAAGTATCTCCAGCCCAGGGGTAGCCTTTAGAGCAGCACGTAGCTCTGTGACTGTGTCTCCAAAGCTAGACTGGCAGCATCAGAGAGCTGCTTAA